The sequence below is a genomic window from Plodia interpunctella isolate USDA-ARS_2022_Savannah chromosome 5, ilPloInte3.2, whole genome shotgun sequence.
TGTCAAGCAAACCAATTAATCAAAAGTATTGCTAATTTAATTGTCATTTTAAGTTCTATTCCTtgaattcttaaaaaaataaatgaaatgttataaaaaaacaaatattttgttttacttacCAGAATTATTTGTACGGCAGTTTGATACCCCCACTCACTGAGTATAACTTGGTTTACTCCAAGTAGTGCAGTTTCTATGCTAGTCTTATCACCTTCCTCTAAATGAGGTAACTTACTTCGAATACAGTCATAATCCCGAGTAAAAGGTACAGTTACTGAAACAACAACGTTATACATCATATTTTGTTGTGAAAATGACTTGCTGCAATTTTTTCATAAGTATATAGGGCCTTTAcctattatacctattatacctattataatatattattatgttaaattatacCTTCATAAGATGATGAAAATGTGACCAAGGAAACGTATTCCAATTTAGAATGTAGACTAAGATAATCCAAAAACGTGTTTATCGCCGCTGACGCCAATGATAATCTTGTATGGCTTTCTGTGGCATCTGAAGTAGGCACTGGTCGGAACATGGATAGAgatatatctaataataatactgtaGGCATTTTGCATTACTTTATCTTACACAGAAAagaaaatcatcaaaatatttataaagataaaaaactacTGAAAGTCGACTGTTTGTTTTCCTTTTCAATTcaacaattttgtttgataCTTATGACAGCAAGTTGACAGTGGCAGTTGGCGTACAGTTTGGCATTGACGACATTGGAAACagaaaagaaagagaagaggaccatatatttataaagggTCCCGCGCGCAGGACGATTATGTATGGCTACATTACTGATATTAAGAACATTCATTATATAGCGTAAATAAGTTCTTGTTTCAAATGTTCAAAGCGCAatagggtgaatttcacgagcgttttgaacgctgccgtgggctgtcattagtgtttattattacacaGTAGTCAAtgtaattatcctattttataaataagtaatggtATGTGGTGTAATATATACTGGTAGGTGTTATACAAGAACTTATTTCGATGGAGATGAATGTTCTTGATATCAGTAATGTAGCCATACCCCTTAGTGGTATTATTAAATCATAGCAACACCactttttaagatttttttctcttttacaCGACTGCATAAAAAGGTGTATTGTGTTTTTGTGTATAAGTAAAGATGAACCTAAATCGTTTTTATCCTTCAATTATCCTCCTTCTTATCTAAGATTTTATCTAGTATCttccattttattgttatttccaGTAAGAATTAGTacatctaaataataataaaaaacaatttgttgtaaatatgtttactTAGCGAACTAGTAACTGGGAACTACATTTTAGTACTGCATTGACtcacgcaaaaaaaaatttaaatgcatgATACCGGATTAATAGTGATTTCTTATCCTCTGATTTTCCTTTAAACGCCGAAGGTTATTACGAGCACTCTGAAAGTTAGGCTCAACTTTAAGAGCagctttatacattttttcagCTTTTTTGAATTTTCGCCATCGGTGATATAACACACCTGAAAAAGATTAACAAGTCATCAAGTAAGTGCTACTGTTTCATGATTAGCTATCTCTATGGGAGATGCATTGTTACTCAATACACAGAATAACCATAGAATTTTGGGCAAGACAAATACTATTATTTGGCTTAATGTGGGCCCCCTATTAAGCATTATCGCGAGTCCAAAGAACACAAACACAATACGAGCACAATACACCCAGAagcgcagacaaatatttacccgcactgggaatcgaacccaagaTCTTCAGCTAGCGAACGAGCGTGGCGATCACTACGCCACGGAGGAACGTCTAAAAGAAGTTGTAAATTAATGGCGACTATAGACGTACCTAAATTAGAATAATGTAAAGCTTGTACTTCTTTGCCCCACAATTCGATTGCTTTCAAGAAATGGCTTTCAGCTTGTTCAAACAGTTCTAATTTTCCGTAGATGTTACCAAcagcaaaatttatttgaggTGATGTGGGTAGTTGCGATAATGCTATTGGTATAACATTCAATGCTGTTTCAAGTCTatctgaaaaacaaaaagaatggCATATCTTGGTTTCTATTGCCATTAATGAATCtggctattatatattttgtatgaaccTCTactgtcccactgctgggcaaagttCTCCTCTATTGCCTTCTAAACCCCtctattagtattattattaaagccGTCGTCTGAGCTGTTCTCGAATGCCCTCAGATTTGTCGCTCCACATCTCCACATCCATCGTCTGTGGTCCTCCTCCTTTCAGCCACCGTGTAGACGCCACTTGGTGGCGACAAAAGCCCACCAGTCGCGGTGCATTGGGTACACTTGACCCGCCCAGTCCCATTTCAGCTTAgcaacagttttttttttcagtttggCTATTAATGAGATATAATTTACCATTATTATCCAAGAAGGCAAGTAAATTGGTCCAGGCAAGAATATGTGTGGGGTCTAAATTGACTGCATGTTGCCAACATTTCATTGCTTCTTCTGTTCTATTTAACTCCAGgtactgtaaaaataataaaacaatatttataaaataataactatatcaAGAAAATTGTCTCATACAAAGAGAtgctgttataaaataataactatatcaAGAAAATTGTCTCATACAAAGAGATGCTGTTTTGAAgcgtttaaatatatttgcaaaaaattttttatgcgccatctactttagaAAGCGCCATTGTATTCAATGGCGCTTTCTTGTCAGACTTTTTAGGTCGGAAATCCCGTACTTTcaggataaaagtaccctatgtgtaatCAAAGatatcagctacctcaatagcaaatttaataaaaattggcctAGCCGTTTTAGCGTGAAgaagttacaaacatacaaatcttTCCCCTTTATTAGTTGAAAGtggaatgaaaattttaattttattctctaAATAGATTCACCTCTACATACTAGTATCCTCTACTTACTAGTACTGGTACCAAACCACCTCTCTACTAGTACCAAATTccattaaaatcggtccaatTTAGATGAAGGGATCAATGATAAAAATGGACCTATGGAAATGACCTATGGAATTGACATTGTAACAAATGAAGCAATAAACCTACCAAATTTCCCATATTATAGTGACAGTCTGGATAAATTTTCCTATAAGTTAGTGCTGTCTTGTAGGCAGTTTCtgattcattaaatttatctactGCAGCCAAAACAATTCCCAGATTCATCCATGCTGCAGGGAAGTCTTTCctataatgacaataaaaatattttttgtatttttttcaatgtttgcgaccaagaaacaaaaaaaaacagcagggtaaaaggtaaacaaaatataaaatatttttcataaatttattgcactgttttatgcaataaatttatgaaaaattaggtacctaccaaaaGCTTATCCTAGGGGGCCTGCATATTTGTTATGCTGGattgctacactggaggtttGATCCCCGATCAGGTCAAAATggataatcatatttttcagattgatatGGGTCTTagatatgtattgtatatgttataaaaacaaatcttaaaCAAgtcttaatctgtgtgatttgtccatatatgtatatttattatttatatccagattttgaaaaatacacacattAACAAGgctgttaaatttttttatacttacttgaTTGTTACAGCagatcttaaataaaattctgctTCATTAAAActctttttacttttaagcAAATTACCCAAATTGTTCATTGCTTGATAATATTCTGGATAtaatctaaaaacaaaatataggaTCAAATACGACTTTAAACACAGCTGCACCTGATTACGACATTATCATGATATACATTGTgtattatattagaaatatttatattaatagatcCAGATTTTAGTGAGCTCATTAACAAACTCTTCTCCttattagtacaaaatatttaccttataGCTTCCTTATATTCAGCAATGGCTAAGTTcgtcatattttttgcatcTAATGCTTTGGCGACATTATAATGAACCTTGGCATTTagtggacagacagacacagcACTCACAAACAACTGATACTCATTTCTCCAATCCAAGGATCTTTTTAAACACTTAAGtccatagaaaaatattaataaagagaataaaaaaactgcAGTCTGTAAAAAATCAAGACATTGTTGTACACTATTAGTAAATCCTTTGGTCccaaaactatatatttacaaatttacctATCGAGGCACTATgacttaattacaaataatatttaattttcaaaatatatatgagatattataggtattattttaaatgcaacATAATGTTTTGTAGACAGGCATAAGaagaattatatattagtagtaATGGAACTTTGAGAatgtaaatcaaaatttaaaaatttgtggATTCAAATGCTTTGCAACAAATAGGAAGTTATTCCATGGTTATTaccttatacatattttttcttttgaacaGTTTATTAAATCCAATGGCTACAAATAAACAGTAACCTGCTGAGGGGATGTAAAGGATCCTCTCAGCTATGACAAATCCCACTGGGTAAAATATATTGGAAGCTGGCAGGAACGGCAATGCTGTCAGAACCAATGCCACTAAAAGAAggctgaaataaaatatacaacatcAATGTTTTTACTCTgccatttacattttttgtgataaagttaaatattataataattcattactATTCAAAAGgagaatatgaaaaatacaagttaATTTTCGATTCTAGATTCTAAgtcttttaattatattattgaaataataaaccaTTCCTCATACTGCATACCTTTTTGGTAAATTCTTATTTTGGGTTTTAAAAACCGCTATAACAACCAACATTAGGAAAATATATGGGAATATTGAAAAGATTATCCGATAATCCAGTATAGTAGTGACTAGAGGCACACTTCCCATAGACCAATCATAACATAACCAGTGTGGCCAAATAAGTAGAagtgcatttaaaaaatataaataactatatgtaaaaacctgaaaaataaaaatgaataattatagGTAGATGATAGCAACTGATTcattaactaaaatttaaatatgactTACTCTTGTAAAAATGTCTTTTGAAAATGCAGCTGGATTGTCAGTTTGACTGAATGTTGGTTTAGAGGCTCCCATAATATTCCatcgtaaatataaaaacaatactattgaaaataatgtaactaAGGCTCTTATAAGAAAATGATTGAACTTAAATTCATCTAACTTATTATGtttatctttcaaataaagCTTAGTGACAATATCATAACAAAGACAAAATCCctgaaaaacataatatattttatcacaagttgtcatgtcataaatattaaatttttaaagtatgaATTATAACACACTTACCAGCACTGTAATGCCATTTTCCTTAAGTAATAATGACATTCCAGCTAAGATCATTGCTATACCtaagttgaaatttttatgAGTATTCATAGTCAtagatttattgtaaaaaataatcactaAAAAGAATGTTGCACCTGCCAACAAATCAGCCCGCCCCACAATACCACATACTGCCTCAGTATGTATGGGATGGACTGCGAATAACAAAGATGTTATGTATGCCATATCTAAATCATCTCTCTTTTTCAGCAAAGGATTCAGGGTATTTATCATATCCTTGATTGCTAAATACACCAATACAGTGCATAATACATGGCATAAAAGATTAGTTGACTTGAAACCATAGGCAGATaaggttttaaaatttaaatagtagtTCAACctgaaaatgaattttaaaaatatactacatTCATATTATCGATTTATTGgaatttatgaaaacaaacTGGGTATACCTGAAGGTAAGAATAGTCAATGGTCGGTAAGATTTATGACTTAAGTTGCTTCTAATATCAGAGCCCCAAAAGTCGTTGTAGAAACAATCAAGCCAGTTGTCGGATGTaacatctttattatttaccacTGCCTCAGAatcatcaaaaacaaaatcaccGCGGAGCGTAGATATATACGGTAAACAAGATAGACAAACGATGCTCACAATCTTAAGAAAATTCTTTCTTGACATAttgaaaaaatctaataaaactaGTTTAAGTCATGCATAactttactatttatattacacattttttttacatgatcAGATTTCTTAGTTTGTTTACCGAACCAAGAGATTGTAGCCAGCGGCCGCCACTGCTAGGTAGatactttttttatctaaCATTTGTTCTGTCAAGCAAGTGTCAATAGTGTCAACTTCgtttattgatttgtttatCCTTTTGTTTTTCGTCGTGGCATGCTGCATGCACATGATAGCCATATTATAAGGTACACATTGTACAAAaaccatcatcatcattacgCCATCCATGGCCTACCTGTATCATTTTTTCGCCCGCCATTATGTTCAGTTCAAGGCTCACGGAGCAATAATAGACAGTCTGTGATACTAGGTACTTggatccatggaattagtgaGTACTCCGTCTTGGATCTCCGTTTAAGAAATAAACGTTTGtcattgtcatttttgtaaactaggtacctatctacCCTTccaatgtacctacctagctAAGCTAGCATGGAATCAAGAATGAGAAAAAAACTATAGTAAAGACGGACGAGAAATTCTCTACTcaacaaactaaaataaaaagcaagcaattttcatttcaagGTTTTGTATCAGGCAGTCAGTCCAGTAGTATTCCAAGCATTTCGTTGTTTAGATTTCCAAATCGAAGACCACATAATGGACTACTCTCGTGAAATAGTCGCATTGCAGGGCGTGATGGTATCTGCCGACAACATGCAttctttttctaaattattagCAAAAGGCGGtgagtacaaaaatataattaaacctAATTCGcttatgtatttaaatctCTCTCATATGAGTGATTTCCCGATTGTTTCGCAGCAAAAAAGCAACGGACCCCAGGATCTTcttgtttactttatttaagactggcggcccgtctcggcttcgctcgggtaaaactataaaggGCGCTCCACAGTCACGCAAGAATCTCGCGAGAACGCATAAAACAAACACGAAAAGCGGAAATGTGAAACCGATTCACATACATGAACTCGGGTTCCCGTCTTGTTCTCTGATTTTTGTCGATTTTTTGGCGCGAGACAAAGGAACGAAGAACGCGAGAACAGAAGAGAATTTGTACTGAATCTACACTCGCGTGTTCCTCATTAGCGAGCGACGCGCCGATCGTTTAAATtgtgtacctatgtaaatatGATTTGCATGAACGAATTAGAATTGAAATTCCTAGAATTTTTTCATGCAAAGCTGGTATTGTggaattcaaatttaaaagacTTACTTCTGTGTCCATCGACATCGAGTGTGAGAATCATATTGAGAATGTTGCGAGTGTGTATCCAAAGAAGTTCTCGCCAAGATTCTCACTGAGATTCTTGCAGAGACTCCAAGTGAGATTCTTGCAGAGACTCCAAGTGAGATTCTTGCAGAGACTCCAAGTGAGAATGAGAGTATGGAGcgcacattttaaaatatgtacattaacCTTCAAGTCATTGACTTTTGTTTTTAGGCAATGaagaaaaagttaaatacATTATCAACTCTATGCGGATCTATTTAGAagaacaaaatttcatttcaaataatgtattaacaAATAGCACAAAAGACAAAGTTCGTAATTTagcattgtttttaatattaaatggaGATTATGAAGTGTTGCGGCAGATGGCAGATATTGATGAGATTGAAAGTTTACTTTGGATGCTACCAACAATTCccaaatatttaatgtgtGAAATATTTTGGAGTCttcattttgatgaatttgtTTATGAATCAATAGCATTTTGCAACCCTCAGTTAAGTCTGGAATTAGCATCTGCTTTTTTAGATAATATCAAGTATTACTCTCCAATGGAGTCTCTACAcaagttgaaaataattgCTGAAGCAACATACAGAGCCATTTGTAGACttcatttctataaatttGATAGTAAGACTTTATCAGACAAGGTATCAAAGAATTTTAGCAACTTAGAAAAATGTATGATATATTTCTGTGATCCTCCAAAAGCAGAGAAGTTGGATAATCTCagtaaagataatttatataagtacaaagGTGACTGCTTGTATACTGTTCTTGAGTTAGTCGATAATTGCTTAGAATTATTCTCAGGGACACATGAGCTTTACCCTGAAAACGTTGGTGAGTTGTATACTTACACCCACTTGAAAGGAACACTTCTAAATGAGTTTAATTTCAACCCATGTGAGAGTCCCAACATGCTTATTACCGAATGCTTCAACAGAGTTCACACAGTCCTTTTAGACAAGTTTCAATATCTTGTAATGGATGTCAgtgtagatattttttgtgccTGGAGTGAATTTATGGAGAATGGTAGAAGTATGCAACAAAAAATTGGGGAATGTTGTTACAAAGTACACAAGAAACTGTTGAGTGTGAACAGTGTGGCAGGGCATCCAGTGGTGGATATGCTGCAGCAGATATCCAGCAAACCTGTGGATGTGAACGAACTGGTGAATGCATCAGACACTACcacaataattgaaaaaatcaacaataacAGTGGAGAAGATAAAGTAGCCTGGTTACAGGCTTTAATATACAAAGATGATTTATGTCAAAATAGAACTCTAATAGAATATCTGTCTGCAAATATTCATCTTTTAAATGAGGAACAGTCTATCAAACTCTTTAAAGTTGTCAAAAACTATCTGTCCAGCATaccagaaaataaatataatcttgaaattttagcAGTAAATGCTTTCCAGCATTGTAGCAATGATGCAAAATATGAATTACTCAATGAACATTTTAGTGACAATGTGTTTGAAGATATGACAGAAACTGAGGAATTTCGCATTCTGCTAACTGAAACATTCAACAAAATCATCTCCTCAAGTGAATCTGATGTTTGCAGAATTCTGACATTATTTCTGCAAAATCCAAAAAAAGTCTACACTAAGATGTTTGATTTAGCATTGGAAAATACACACCAGACAAATATAATTGTAGATGCAATAAAACTTATAGAAAACTTTTCAAATCACTATTATAGCTCTGATATGGGACCTTGTCTAATTGTAGTAATGCAAAAGTCATTCGAAAATTTGGATacagataaaaagaaaaataattttgtatacttaATCAGTGAACTAGAGAGTGAAAACTGTATCACTTCTGCAAAATTGCTCATGCTGATAGTGATGCCAAATTTACATAAAGCATTATTGAACAGAGATTTAGGAAGTCTATATGTATTAGTTAAGATACTCAAAGAGGCATATATACTGCCAGAACTTTTGCAGTACAGGGCTCCAGTGCTGGCCATGTTGGCTCAGGTACTTGATGTGACTCGCTGGAAAATTGATAGTTTTGCAGATTATGGTCCAGAAACATTACACCTTGCATTGCAGTTGCAAACATCTTTGATAAATACATACAGGACAACAATACCAGGTAATGTCATAGTATAATTCTTTGacaaata
It includes:
- the LOC128670009 gene encoding protein O-mannosyl-transferase TMTC4-like isoform X1 encodes the protein MSRKNFLKIVSIVCLSCLPYISTLRGDFVFDDSEAVVNNKDVTSDNWLDCFYNDFWGSDIRSNLSHKSYRPLTILTFRLNYYLNFKTLSAYGFKSTNLLCHVLCTVLVYLAIKDMINTLNPLLKKRDDLDMAYITSLLFAVHPIHTEAVCGIVGRADLLAGATFFLVIIFYNKSMTMNTHKNFNLGIAMILAGMSLLLKENGITVLGFCLCYDIVTKLYLKDKHNKLDEFKFNHFLIRALVTLFSIVLFLYLRWNIMGASKPTFSQTDNPAAFSKDIFTRVFTYSYLYFLNALLLIWPHWLCYDWSMGSVPLVTTILDYRIIFSIFPYIFLMLVVIAVFKTQNKNLPKSLLLVALVLTALPFLPASNIFYPVGFVIAERILYIPSAGYCLFVAIGFNKLFKRKNMYKTAVFLFSLLIFFYGLKCLKRSLDWRNEYQLFVSAVSVCPLNAKVHYNVAKALDAKNMTNLAIAEYKEAIRLYPEYYQAMNNLGNLLKSKKSFNEAEFYLRSAVTIKKDFPAAWMNLGIVLAAVDKFNESETAYKTALTYRKIYPDCHYNMGNLYLELNRTEEAMKCWQHAVNLDPTHILAWTNLLAFLDNNDRLETALNVIPIALSQLPTSPQINFAVGNIYGKLELFEQAESHFLKAIELWGKEVQALHYSNLGVLYHRWRKFKKAEKMYKAALKVEPNFQSARNNLRRLKENQRIRNHY
- the LOC128670009 gene encoding protein O-mannosyl-transferase TMTC4-like isoform X2; translation: MINTLNPLLKKRDDLDMAYITSLLFAVHPIHTEAVCGIVGRADLLAGATFFLVIIFYNKSMTMNTHKNFNLGIAMILAGMSLLLKENGITVLGFCLCYDIVTKLYLKDKHNKLDEFKFNHFLIRALVTLFSIVLFLYLRWNIMGASKPTFSQTDNPAAFSKDIFTRVFTYSYLYFLNALLLIWPHWLCYDWSMGSVPLVTTILDYRIIFSIFPYIFLMLVVIAVFKTQNKNLPKSLLLVALVLTALPFLPASNIFYPVGFVIAERILYIPSAGYCLFVAIGFNKLFKRKNMYKTAVFLFSLLIFFYGLKCLKRSLDWRNEYQLFVSAVSVCPLNAKVHYNVAKALDAKNMTNLAIAEYKEAIRLYPEYYQAMNNLGNLLKSKKSFNEAEFYLRSAVTIKKDFPAAWMNLGIVLAAVDKFNESETAYKTALTYRKIYPDCHYNMGNLYLELNRTEEAMKCWQHAVNLDPTHILAWTNLLAFLDNNDRLETALNVIPIALSQLPTSPQINFAVGNIYGKLELFEQAESHFLKAIELWGKEVQALHYSNLGVLYHRWRKFKKAEKMYKAALKVEPNFQSARNNLRRLKENQRIRNHY
- the LOC128670008 gene encoding uncharacterized protein LOC128670008 isoform X1, with the translated sequence MDYSREIVALQGVMVSADNMHSFSKLLAKGGNEEKVKYIINSMRIYLEEQNFISNNVLTNSTKDKVRNLALFLILNGDYEVLRQMADIDEIESLLWMLPTIPKYLMCEIFWSLHFDEFVYESIAFCNPQLSLELASAFLDNIKYYSPMESLHKLKIIAEATYRAICRLHFYKFDSKTLSDKVSKNFSNLEKCMIYFCDPPKAEKLDNLSKDNLYKYKGDCLYTVLELVDNCLELFSGTHELYPENVGELYTYTHLKGTLLNEFNFNPCESPNMLITECFNRVHTVLLDKFQYLVMDVSVDIFCAWSEFMENGRSMQQKIGECCYKVHKKLLSVNSVAGHPVVDMLQQISSKPVDVNELVNASDTTTIIEKINNNSGEDKVAWLQALIYKDDLCQNRTLIEYLSANIHLLNEEQSIKLFKVVKNYLSSIPENKYNLEILAVNAFQHCSNDAKYELLNEHFSDNVFEDMTETEEFRILLTETFNKIISSSESDVCRILTLFLQNPKKVYTKMFDLALENTHQTNIIVDAIKLIENFSNHYYSSDMGPCLIVVMQKSFENLDTDKKKNNFVYLISELESENCITSAKLLMLIVMPNLHKALLNRDLGSLYVLVKILKEAYILPELLQYRAPVLAMLAQVLDVTRWKIDSFADYGPETLHLALQLQTSLINTYRTTIPDKESNWLKAKVKNLHSLNMYYYRKLWDLPGNNFAEIISGKHINSNMDTEQLATWISQIICSSTQDEWCDLWDSFAVFPNTIILNIFHDAMSLLTIAEGANRTEGSWPCLLYCYTNFVYAIRYKFFKEPLRDNQVNPVVDKISVTANLIEEDNIEELATAFLPLFAYMAERRNDYKMNISHYLRNKLRHKKFADTIKQVFENANGEN
- the LOC128670008 gene encoding uncharacterized protein LOC128670008 isoform X2 produces the protein MRIYLEEQNFISNNVLTNSTKDKVRNLALFLILNGDYEVLRQMADIDEIESLLWMLPTIPKYLMCEIFWSLHFDEFVYESIAFCNPQLSLELASAFLDNIKYYSPMESLHKLKIIAEATYRAICRLHFYKFDSKTLSDKVSKNFSNLEKCMIYFCDPPKAEKLDNLSKDNLYKYKGDCLYTVLELVDNCLELFSGTHELYPENVGELYTYTHLKGTLLNEFNFNPCESPNMLITECFNRVHTVLLDKFQYLVMDVSVDIFCAWSEFMENGRSMQQKIGECCYKVHKKLLSVNSVAGHPVVDMLQQISSKPVDVNELVNASDTTTIIEKINNNSGEDKVAWLQALIYKDDLCQNRTLIEYLSANIHLLNEEQSIKLFKVVKNYLSSIPENKYNLEILAVNAFQHCSNDAKYELLNEHFSDNVFEDMTETEEFRILLTETFNKIISSSESDVCRILTLFLQNPKKVYTKMFDLALENTHQTNIIVDAIKLIENFSNHYYSSDMGPCLIVVMQKSFENLDTDKKKNNFVYLISELESENCITSAKLLMLIVMPNLHKALLNRDLGSLYVLVKILKEAYILPELLQYRAPVLAMLAQVLDVTRWKIDSFADYGPETLHLALQLQTSLINTYRTTIPDKESNWLKAKVKNLHSLNMYYYRKLWDLPGNNFAEIISGKHINSNMDTEQLATWISQIICSSTQDEWCDLWDSFAVFPNTIILNIFHDAMSLLTIAEGANRTEGSWPCLLYCYTNFVYAIRYKFFKEPLRDNQVNPVVDKISVTANLIEEDNIEELATAFLPLFAYMAERRNDYKMNISHYLRNKLRHKKFADTIKQVFENANGEN